In Achromobacter pestifer, the DNA window GCTGGTCGACCTGAGCTATCGGCTCTTCGATCCGCGCATCCGCTATTGAACGGGGGCAACGCATGACCACCACTACCCTGTCCCTGCCCGCGCGGCGCCCGCGCCACCGCCGTGTGCTGCGCTCGCTGCGTCGCCATCCCATGCTGTACATAGGCGGCGCCATCCTGCTGGCGCTGGCCGCGATTGCGCTCGCCGCGCCCTGGCTGGCCACCGTCGACCCGCAGGACATCAACCCGCTGGCGCGCATGAAGCCGCCTTCGTCCGAACACTTCTTCGGCACCGACGCGCTGGGCCGCGACGTCTATTCGCGCACCGTCTGGGGCGCCCGCGTCTCGCTGGTGGTCGGCATCGTGGTGGCGGTGGTTTCCACAGTCGCTGGCGTGGCCCTGGGCATGGCGGCAGGCTACTTCCGCCGCATCGACGCCTTCATCATGCGCATCATGGACGGCTTGATGGCGATTCCCGGCGTGCTGCTGGCCATCGCCCTGATGGCCACCCTGAAGGGCGGCCTGGGCACCGTGATCATTGCCATCGTCATTCCCGAGGTGCCGCGCGTGGTGCGGCTGGTGCGCGCGCTGGTGCTGACGATACGCGAGCAGCCCTATATCGAGGCCGCCATTTCGTCGGGCACGCGCGTGCCCGCGATCCTGCTGCGCCACATCCTGCCCAATCTGTTCGCTCCGCTGATGGTGCAGGCCACCTTCATCGCGGCATCCGCCATCCTGACCGAGGCGGTGCTGAGCTTCCTGGGCGTGGGCATTCCGCCCCACATCCCCAGTTGGGGCAACATCATGGCCGAAGGCCGCAACTTCGTCGCCGTGGCCTTCCACATCATCCTGTATCCAGGCCTGTTCCTGGGCGTGGCCGTCCTGGCCGTCAATCTGGTGGGCGACGGGCTACGCGACATGCTCGATCCCCGCCTGGCGAAAAAGCTGTAGGAGCGCCCATGCAAACCCAACCCGTCTTGCGCGTGCGCGACCTCACCACCTGTTTCGACGGCGACGAAACCACGGTGCTTGCCGTGGACCGCCTGTCCTTCGACCTGATGCCCGGCGAAACCCTGGGCTTGGTCGGCGAATCCGGCTGCGGCAAGAGCGTCACGTCCCTGTCCATCATGCGGCTCTTGCGCGCTCCCGGGCGCGTGGCCGGCGGCAGCATCGAGTTCGACGGCCAGGATCTGCTGGCGCTGCCTGAAAAGGCCATGCGCGCCATCCGCGGCAACCAGATCTCGATGATCTTCCAGGAGCCCATGACCTCGCTGAACCCGGTGTTCACGGTGGGCAAGCAAATCAGCGAATCGCTCATGCTGCACCAAGGCCTGTCGCGCCGCGAGGCCATGGCGCAGGCCGAATCGCTGCTGGAGCTGGTGCAGATATCCGACCCGGCGCGCCGCGTGCGCGAATATCCCTACCAGTTGTCGGGCGGCATGCGCCAGCGCGCCATGATCGCCATGGCGCTGGCCTGCCAGCCCAAGGTCCTGATCGCCGACGAGCCGACCACCGCGCTGGACGTCACCATCCAGGCGCAGATCCTGCACCTGTTGCGGGAAATCCAGCAGCGGCTGGGCACCTCCATCGTGCTGATCACCCATGACCTGGGCGTGGTCGCACAGATGTGCCAGCGCGTCATCGTGATGTATGCGGGGCGCAAGGTCGAGGAAGGCAGCGTCGACGACATCCTGGACCGCGCCCAACATCCCTACACCCAGGCGCTGATCCGCTCCCTGCCCGACTTCGCCGAGGGCCAGGACCATACGGCGCGGCTGGCCGAGCTGCCCGGTATCGTGCCGGTGATGACGCCCGAGTCGCGCGGCTGCGCCTTCGCGGCGCGCTGCCCGGAAGCGCAACCGCGCTGCACCGAGCAAGCGCCGCCTGCCGCCGATGCGGGCAACCGTCACCGCGTCTGGTGCTGGGCCCGCGCGGCCGAACCTGCCCCCGCCGCCCTGACCGCCTGAGGCCCGCCATGAACCTGCACGACATCCCCCTTGCGAGCGCCATGTCCGCGCCCGCCGCCGACGCCCCGCCCATGCTGGAGGTCATCGGCCTGAAGAAGCACTATCCCGTGGACAGCGGCAGCGGCGCCAAGGTGCTGCGCGCGGTCGACGGCGTGTCCCTGTCGGTGCCGCGCGGCCAGACGCTGAGCCTGGTGGGCGAATCCGGCTGCGGCAAGTCCACCACCGGCAAATGCCTGATCCGCCTGACCGACCCCACCGAGGGCCGCATCCTGCTGGAAGGCCGCGACCTGGCCGCCATGA includes these proteins:
- a CDS encoding ABC transporter permease; this encodes MTTTTLSLPARRPRHRRVLRSLRRHPMLYIGGAILLALAAIALAAPWLATVDPQDINPLARMKPPSSEHFFGTDALGRDVYSRTVWGARVSLVVGIVVAVVSTVAGVALGMAAGYFRRIDAFIMRIMDGLMAIPGVLLAIALMATLKGGLGTVIIAIVIPEVPRVVRLVRALVLTIREQPYIEAAISSGTRVPAILLRHILPNLFAPLMVQATFIAASAILTEAVLSFLGVGIPPHIPSWGNIMAEGRNFVAVAFHIILYPGLFLGVAVLAVNLVGDGLRDMLDPRLAKKL
- a CDS encoding ABC transporter ATP-binding protein, which encodes MQTQPVLRVRDLTTCFDGDETTVLAVDRLSFDLMPGETLGLVGESGCGKSVTSLSIMRLLRAPGRVAGGSIEFDGQDLLALPEKAMRAIRGNQISMIFQEPMTSLNPVFTVGKQISESLMLHQGLSRREAMAQAESLLELVQISDPARRVREYPYQLSGGMRQRAMIAMALACQPKVLIADEPTTALDVTIQAQILHLLREIQQRLGTSIVLITHDLGVVAQMCQRVIVMYAGRKVEEGSVDDILDRAQHPYTQALIRSLPDFAEGQDHTARLAELPGIVPVMTPESRGCAFAARCPEAQPRCTEQAPPAADAGNRHRVWCWARAAEPAPAALTA